The following coding sequences are from one Balneolales bacterium ANBcel1 window:
- a CDS encoding PmoA family protein, with product MKTPARFSTMLPGQFAAFSGMTNTRFPGVPSTGMNQPDRTAIGHGNAARLFPLLLLCFLLACTGQEAEPPAPPSPPVSASPDGVIDEERASYTITVSAGSFDREETIVSLQFPGAVVPGYYQLTDDAGHSTALQVDDRNSGWFILDELPAGESKTYFFDGSQPMESVDEAADETVLPVVDPGTVTFTVNGNPVLNYFHGDNDPPAELDERYRRGGYIHPVYSPEGVELTSHLDPDGHPHHAGIWSAWTNTRFNGNTPDFWNIHQNTGRVDIDTMHTLWSGAVHGGFRARHHFYDLSGDEPAVALNEQWEVRVYRSPEATDVLFFDLEVTQTANTGHPLILPEYRYGGIGFRGHPDWGDPGNCSFLTSGGLGRDGHATRARWAHIGGYTGGQLAGIAVLGHPSNYRFPQTMRIHPVDPFFNFAPTQLGDMRIDPGNPYVARYRFVTYDGDPDPGLIDRLWNDYAYPPGVTVHER from the coding sequence ATGAAAACACCTGCCCGTTTCTCGACCATGCTTCCAGGACAATTTGCAGCTTTCAGCGGCATGACAAATACCCGGTTCCCAGGAGTTCCGTCCACCGGAATGAACCAGCCGGACAGAACGGCAATTGGCCACGGAAATGCCGCAAGACTCTTTCCCCTTCTCCTTCTATGCTTTCTTCTTGCCTGCACCGGGCAGGAAGCCGAGCCGCCGGCCCCGCCATCCCCTCCGGTATCGGCATCGCCGGATGGAGTGATAGATGAAGAGCGCGCAAGTTATACCATCACCGTTTCGGCCGGTTCCTTTGACCGTGAAGAAACCATTGTTTCTTTGCAGTTTCCCGGAGCGGTTGTTCCCGGGTACTATCAGCTGACCGACGATGCCGGCCACTCTACCGCCCTCCAGGTGGATGACCGGAATTCCGGCTGGTTTATACTGGATGAACTGCCGGCCGGGGAATCGAAAACCTACTTTTTCGATGGATCCCAACCGATGGAATCGGTCGACGAGGCCGCCGATGAGACTGTCCTCCCCGTGGTTGATCCCGGAACGGTTACCTTTACCGTGAACGGCAACCCGGTGCTGAACTATTTTCACGGCGACAACGACCCGCCTGCCGAACTGGATGAACGCTACCGGCGCGGCGGCTACATCCACCCCGTCTACTCACCGGAGGGTGTGGAGCTTACGAGTCACCTGGATCCCGACGGACACCCCCACCATGCTGGTATATGGTCGGCCTGGACCAACACACGTTTTAACGGAAATACGCCCGACTTCTGGAACATCCATCAAAATACCGGAAGGGTCGATATCGATACCATGCATACGCTGTGGTCGGGAGCGGTTCATGGCGGATTCCGGGCACGGCACCATTTCTATGACCTCTCGGGTGATGAACCCGCCGTTGCACTGAACGAGCAGTGGGAAGTCCGCGTTTACCGCTCACCCGAAGCGACGGATGTGCTTTTCTTCGACCTTGAAGTCACACAGACGGCCAATACCGGTCACCCTCTGATCCTCCCTGAGTACCGGTACGGCGGGATCGGATTCCGCGGGCACCCCGACTGGGGCGATCCGGGCAACTGCTCCTTCCTGACATCCGGAGGCCTCGGTCGTGACGGGCATGCTACCCGCGCCCGATGGGCACATATCGGCGGTTACACCGGCGGACAGCTTGCCGGAATTGCCGTGCTCGGCCACCCCTCCAACTACCGCTTTCCGCAAACCATGCGCATCCATCCCGTCGACCCGTTCTTCAATTTCGCACCGACACAGCTTGGCGACATGCGCATCGATCCGGGCAATCCGTATGTCGCCCGGTACCGGTTTGTGACCTACGACGGGGATCCTGATCCGGGGCTGATCGACAGACTTTGGAACGATTACGCCTATCCTCCCGGCGTGACGGTGCATGAGCGGTGA
- a CDS encoding glycoside hydrolase 43 family protein, whose protein sequence is MSVSVSHRTFLNHSTGFKALFTGLGLLFLTGLEAPAEAQQTEPYVSQVWVADNGDGTYTNPILHADYSDPDVVRVGNDFYMTASSFNASPGLPILHSRDLVNWKLINHALPRLYPDEHFSKPRHEQGVWAPSIRYHKGHYYIFWGDPDFGIFMVKTDDPEGEWTEPKLVKGGNGLIDPSPLWDDDGRAYLVYAFARSRSGVNTVLVVQEMEPDASGVIGEAVLAFDGHDGHRVVEGPKFHKRGDTYYILAPAGGVTYGWQLAMRSDNVFGPYEEKVVLHQGSTDINGPHQGGLVELESGESWFVHFQDKYEYGRIVHLNPVQWVDGWPLMGVDKNGDGIGEPVSTYRKPDVGDTEWPIVTPPESDEFDSHKLGLQWQWHANPSLTWALTSRAGFLRIYGTPLPDDFTNFWDVPNLLLQKFPAPAFTATTKFTFTPHMYGEKAGLIVMGRDYSYLSLEKRRDGLYISQTVTKDADNGGIGEEISGEYVDGDTFWFRAEVRDGGLVRFSYSTDGQSFSHIGGTFQSRQGGWIGAKIGLFGAQPAEYDPDDIFEYSSRHLGFADYEWFRVTPAE, encoded by the coding sequence ATGTCGGTATCTGTATCCCATCGCACTTTTCTAAATCATTCTACGGGTTTCAAGGCACTTTTTACGGGCCTTGGACTCTTGTTCCTGACAGGGTTGGAAGCTCCTGCCGAAGCACAGCAAACCGAACCGTACGTGTCTCAGGTCTGGGTAGCTGATAACGGCGACGGCACCTATACCAATCCCATCTTGCATGCCGATTATTCGGATCCCGATGTGGTTCGTGTCGGCAACGATTTCTACATGACCGCATCCAGTTTCAACGCATCCCCCGGTTTGCCGATCCTCCATTCCCGTGACCTGGTCAACTGGAAACTGATCAATCACGCGCTTCCACGCCTGTATCCCGATGAGCATTTCAGCAAACCCCGGCACGAGCAGGGTGTCTGGGCGCCGAGCATCCGCTATCACAAGGGGCACTACTACATTTTCTGGGGGGATCCCGACTTTGGAATCTTTATGGTCAAGACGGATGATCCCGAAGGTGAATGGACTGAGCCGAAACTGGTCAAGGGAGGAAACGGCCTGATCGATCCGTCCCCACTGTGGGATGATGACGGTCGCGCCTATCTGGTCTACGCGTTTGCACGCAGCCGTTCCGGTGTAAATACCGTGCTGGTAGTTCAGGAAATGGAACCGGACGCCTCCGGGGTGATCGGCGAAGCGGTGCTTGCCTTCGACGGCCACGATGGACACCGTGTGGTCGAAGGTCCGAAATTCCACAAAAGAGGAGACACCTACTACATTCTGGCACCTGCCGGCGGTGTAACGTATGGCTGGCAACTGGCGATGCGCTCGGATAATGTGTTTGGGCCCTATGAAGAAAAAGTGGTTCTGCATCAGGGCTCCACCGATATCAACGGTCCGCACCAGGGCGGCCTGGTCGAGCTCGAGTCGGGCGAATCCTGGTTTGTCCATTTTCAGGATAAATACGAATACGGTCGCATTGTGCATCTCAACCCGGTTCAGTGGGTGGATGGATGGCCGTTGATGGGAGTTGACAAGAATGGAGACGGAATTGGTGAACCGGTTTCCACATATCGCAAACCCGATGTGGGCGACACCGAGTGGCCCATTGTAACACCGCCGGAGTCCGACGAATTCGACTCGCACAAATTGGGCCTGCAGTGGCAGTGGCACGCAAATCCGTCACTGACCTGGGCTCTGACATCACGTGCCGGTTTTCTGCGCATATACGGCACTCCCTTGCCCGATGATTTTACCAATTTCTGGGATGTTCCCAATCTGCTCCTGCAAAAGTTTCCGGCACCTGCGTTTACGGCGACCACGAAGTTCACCTTTACACCACACATGTACGGAGAGAAAGCCGGCCTGATTGTCATGGGTCGCGACTACTCCTATCTCTCTCTGGAAAAGAGAAGGGATGGCCTTTACATCTCACAAACCGTCACCAAAGATGCCGATAATGGTGGCATCGGAGAGGAGATTTCCGGTGAGTATGTTGATGGCGATACCTTCTGGTTTCGGGCGGAGGTGCGGGATGGCGGCCTCGTGCGATTCAGCTACAGTACGGATGGCCAAAGTTTCTCACATATCGGAGGTACGTTCCAGTCCCGGCAAGGCGGCTGGATAGGTGCCAAAATCGGGCTTTTTGGAGCACAACCGGCCGAATATGATCCCGATGATATTTTTGAATACAGCAGCCGGCATCTTGGCTTTGCCGACTATGAGTGGTTTCGGGTAACCCCGGCAGAATGA
- a CDS encoding Gfo/Idh/MocA family oxidoreductase: MEKQKICYGLVGCGTISDTHARAIERTSEGQLTAVYSRNGDKASRFAREFDAEPYTDYETFLAHDKLDAVVICTPSGTHLDYGIAAARAGRHVVVEKPIEVNMERGRALLEACEKNGVRLTVIYQNRFIDDVAAMKRAFDDGVLGQPVMVTASVKWFRDDEYYRNAPWRGTLKLDGGGAVINQAIHTVDLLQWIAGDIREISAYTGTLTHDGIEGEDNAVACFRLSSGALGVFQASTSIRPPQKRKLAIHGTEGTAVLDGDRLTIWKSNGEEVDPAGWRSGTNPEPGSQSAAKTGTSAKKADSSTGSGASAPLAGMSFENHYRQYETINASLINGSEMAVSGEEALKSLAAVEALYQSAGRRK, translated from the coding sequence ATGGAAAAACAAAAGATCTGTTATGGCCTGGTCGGATGCGGGACGATTTCCGACACGCATGCCCGGGCTATCGAGCGAACGAGTGAGGGACAACTTACGGCGGTATACAGCCGTAATGGGGATAAGGCGTCGCGATTTGCCCGGGAGTTTGACGCCGAGCCGTACACCGATTACGAAACGTTTCTGGCGCATGACAAGCTGGATGCCGTAGTTATCTGCACACCATCCGGAACCCATCTGGACTACGGCATTGCAGCGGCACGTGCGGGCAGACATGTGGTCGTTGAAAAACCGATTGAAGTCAACATGGAGCGCGGCCGGGCATTGCTGGAGGCATGTGAGAAGAACGGGGTACGGCTGACGGTGATCTATCAAAACCGGTTTATTGATGATGTGGCGGCGATGAAGCGTGCTTTTGACGACGGAGTGTTGGGACAGCCCGTTATGGTGACCGCATCGGTGAAGTGGTTCCGTGACGACGAATACTACCGGAATGCGCCTTGGCGCGGTACACTAAAACTGGACGGAGGCGGCGCTGTCATTAATCAGGCGATCCACACGGTTGATCTGCTCCAATGGATTGCGGGGGATATCCGGGAAATTTCGGCATACACCGGCACGCTCACACATGATGGCATCGAAGGAGAGGACAACGCCGTTGCCTGTTTCCGGTTGTCCAGCGGAGCGCTGGGTGTGTTTCAGGCCTCAACATCCATCCGTCCCCCTCAAAAACGCAAGCTTGCCATTCATGGCACAGAAGGAACGGCGGTTTTGGATGGAGACCGTTTGACGATTTGGAAGAGTAACGGAGAAGAGGTGGACCCGGCGGGATGGAGATCCGGAACAAACCCCGAACCCGGTTCACAGTCCGCCGCAAAAACCGGTACTTCAGCAAAAAAAGCTGACAGCTCCACCGGTTCAGGCGCATCCGCACCGTTGGCCGGAATGAGTTTTGAAAACCATTACCGGCAGTACGAGACCATCAATGCCTCCTTGATTAATGGTTCTGAAATGGCCGTATCCGGTGAGGAAGCACTCAAATCACTGGCGGCTGTGGAAGCGTTGTACCAATCGGCCGGGCGGCGAAAATAA
- a CDS encoding T9SS type A sorting domain-containing protein: MKYLILTSSIVLWLAVHAASLYASTENRPPDSFFEREDPGLNVFNGEIPAGNRIYVAPDGDNGHPGTEEEPLADLNAALSTVGPGDVIVMRGGIYEHNDMIRINNPDGSESQRIVLTAYPGEVPVLDFINQPKERGYHGLYITADYWHIIGITVRYASHNGIRNDGSHNILEQLTAYGNHDSGIHMAGTASFNLLKNSDSFHNFNYDTERTPRVGNNADGITIKFENIGPGNHIYGCRAWENSDDGYDFWTAPNEIILENSWAINNGDPSVFGNPPDFDGGGNGFKLGGDGVAGNHIVKRSMALDHSSNGFDSNNNTGVLTLVHNTSYNNGNNFSLDYGQRIDNRSVFLNNLSAVSNTIARIPSGAVARGNSWQEGQSLSSQDFESVDTELAKGPRQPDGSLPDVGLLRPKSGTFTVNGGVDLGEVYYGTAPDMGAFEREDGEMHAPDYVLDAPEIQEPVTGSVVITTAADFSWTEVAGALEYEVQLTPFNFYDPSYVEIEELAGQSAIRVPSTLTGDHYYRWRVRARNEEGVSPWSDEPLFYTESELPYLEVAVVSPRDGATVSPEETEFVWEPAAITAEYQFQLTESNFSRPENIMMDTTIAGTTLVYPGRLKDYHNYRWRVRARTEHTDGNWSEQPFFYTSGYTPTTAEEPGGSIPDHFVLQGNYPNPFNPSTQIRFGIPEASRVQIRVYDITGREVRMLVDEVKNRGYHQVTFDSQGLSSGIYMYRVRAIPAAGAAGDVFMETRTMTLIK, from the coding sequence ATGAAGTACCTTATTCTTACATCATCAATTGTCCTCTGGCTGGCAGTTCATGCCGCATCGCTGTACGCATCCACAGAAAACCGTCCGCCCGATTCCTTTTTTGAACGCGAAGACCCCGGACTGAATGTTTTCAATGGCGAGATTCCCGCCGGTAACCGCATTTATGTGGCACCCGATGGCGACAACGGGCATCCCGGGACCGAGGAGGAGCCCCTGGCGGATCTGAACGCCGCGCTTTCGACAGTGGGGCCGGGCGATGTCATCGTAATGCGTGGCGGTATTTATGAGCACAATGACATGATTCGCATCAACAACCCCGACGGATCGGAGTCGCAACGTATTGTCCTGACGGCCTATCCGGGCGAAGTGCCCGTGCTGGATTTTATCAATCAACCGAAAGAGCGGGGGTATCACGGGCTGTACATCACCGCGGATTACTGGCATATCATCGGGATTACCGTCAGGTACGCGTCACACAATGGTATCCGGAATGACGGCAGCCATAATATCCTCGAGCAATTGACCGCCTATGGCAACCACGATTCAGGTATCCACATGGCCGGTACGGCATCGTTCAACCTGCTCAAGAACAGCGACAGCTTCCACAATTTCAATTACGATACGGAACGGACGCCGCGCGTGGGGAATAACGCCGACGGCATCACCATCAAATTTGAGAACATCGGACCCGGAAATCACATCTATGGATGCCGTGCCTGGGAAAACTCCGACGACGGCTACGATTTCTGGACGGCTCCGAACGAGATCATCCTGGAGAACAGCTGGGCCATTAACAATGGGGATCCTTCGGTATTTGGAAACCCGCCCGATTTCGACGGGGGCGGTAACGGATTCAAGCTCGGTGGCGACGGTGTTGCCGGAAACCATATCGTCAAGCGCTCCATGGCACTGGACCACTCATCCAACGGGTTCGACAGCAACAATAACACCGGGGTACTGACCCTGGTCCACAACACTTCCTACAACAACGGCAATAACTTCAGTCTTGATTACGGCCAGAGGATTGACAACCGATCCGTCTTTCTGAATAATCTGAGCGCCGTTTCCAATACCATCGCAAGAATTCCCTCAGGGGCCGTTGCCCGTGGCAACAGCTGGCAGGAGGGGCAGAGTCTCTCTTCCCAGGATTTTGAAAGTGTGGATACGGAGCTTGCAAAAGGTCCGAGGCAGCCCGATGGTTCGCTTCCCGACGTCGGGTTGCTTCGTCCGAAGTCCGGCACCTTTACGGTGAATGGCGGAGTCGATCTCGGGGAGGTTTATTACGGGACCGCACCGGATATGGGTGCGTTCGAACGTGAAGACGGGGAGATGCATGCGCCTGACTATGTGCTGGATGCTCCCGAGATTCAGGAACCGGTGACCGGCAGTGTTGTGATAACCACGGCCGCCGATTTTTCCTGGACCGAAGTGGCCGGGGCTTTGGAATACGAAGTGCAACTGACGCCGTTCAATTTTTACGATCCGTCGTACGTGGAGATCGAAGAGCTGGCCGGACAGTCCGCTATCCGGGTGCCATCGACGCTGACGGGCGACCACTATTACCGATGGCGGGTACGTGCCCGAAATGAGGAGGGGGTAAGTCCATGGTCGGATGAGCCGCTCTTTTACACGGAATCGGAGCTGCCCTATCTGGAAGTTGCCGTCGTGAGTCCGCGTGACGGTGCTACCGTATCACCCGAGGAGACGGAATTTGTCTGGGAGCCTGCCGCCATCACTGCGGAATATCAGTTTCAGCTGACCGAAAGCAATTTTTCAAGGCCCGAGAATATCATGATGGACACCACGATTGCCGGGACGACATTGGTTTACCCCGGAAGGCTGAAGGACTATCACAACTATCGGTGGCGCGTGAGGGCCAGGACAGAACACACCGACGGAAACTGGTCAGAGCAGCCGTTTTTCTACACCTCAGGCTACACGCCTACCACGGCGGAAGAACCGGGGGGGAGCATTCCGGATCATTTCGTATTGCAGGGAAACTACCCCAACCCCTTCAATCCGTCCACACAAATCCGTTTTGGCATTCCGGAAGCATCCAGAGTTCAGATTCGGGTGTATGATATCACAGGACGGGAGGTGCGTATGCTGGTGGACGAAGTGAAAAACCGCGGATACCATCAGGTCACCTTTGATTCGCAAGGATTGTCCTCCGGGATCTACATGTACCGGGTACGTGCCATTCCGGCGGCCGGGGCGGCCGGAGATGTCTTTATGGAGACCCGGACGATGACGTTGATCAAATAA
- a CDS encoding DUF4914 family protein, whose product MNASTKPHFDFELPADFKELIREAPSVTVAKSVDDLVNLAVGGEDGMSHEVYYDLPDGERKHEAVVHRVKNGIAANYTEAYMRRRDPKTMVIADDFPTDKTTFKSRFNYDFSQLRKETFDWLKKQDLAMFFFHAGKPGMGTDAVAVIPANAGFFGFGLALLQGMINPDEVDENFKPAAFIYTAPPFRHTHFDGKQVVVHNRQPDNYEMFSYNLYPGPSAKKGVYGMLIGQGEVEGWVTAHCSAVQVRTPYDNVVTFMHEGASGGGKSEMLQLPHRMPDGRLLLGDNLFKNDKRHLELSKTCDLLPVADDMALCHPTLQKDDGKLWLKDAEEGWFVRVDHIREYGTDTELEKLTAVPPKPLLFLNIESVPGGRAMIWEHVEDEPGVPCPNPRVILPREIVPGIISEPVNIDIRSIGLRTPPCTLEEPNYGIVGLMHVLPPALAWLWRLVAPRGHANPSIVQTSGISSEGVGSYWPFATGKKVKQANLLLEQIVQTPKVQYILTPNQNIGAWATGFMPQWVARDYLARKGSAKFTEEQITPARCNVLGYALTYMTFEGRTIPPWMLQVELQREVQEEGYDRGAEILLEFFHRMLKNFQSPELDDLGKKIIECCLDNGSVKDYEKLMHN is encoded by the coding sequence ATGAATGCATCGACAAAACCTCATTTTGATTTTGAACTCCCCGCCGATTTCAAAGAGCTCATCCGGGAAGCACCCAGTGTAACGGTTGCAAAAAGTGTTGACGACCTGGTCAATCTCGCTGTAGGCGGTGAAGACGGCATGTCGCATGAAGTGTATTATGACCTGCCCGATGGTGAAAGAAAACACGAAGCCGTTGTCCACAGAGTGAAGAACGGGATTGCGGCCAACTACACGGAAGCTTACATGCGGCGCCGGGATCCCAAGACGATGGTGATTGCCGATGATTTCCCCACAGACAAGACGACCTTCAAAAGCCGGTTTAATTACGATTTTTCACAATTGCGCAAGGAGACATTTGACTGGTTGAAAAAGCAGGACCTGGCCATGTTCTTTTTCCATGCGGGAAAACCGGGTATGGGTACCGATGCCGTGGCTGTGATCCCTGCCAACGCCGGTTTTTTTGGATTTGGCCTGGCGCTTCTGCAGGGCATGATTAATCCGGATGAAGTTGACGAAAATTTCAAACCCGCCGCATTTATCTATACCGCGCCTCCGTTCAGACACACCCATTTTGACGGCAAGCAGGTGGTTGTTCACAACAGGCAGCCCGACAACTATGAGATGTTCAGCTACAATCTCTATCCGGGCCCGAGTGCCAAAAAAGGCGTCTACGGAATGCTTATCGGGCAGGGAGAGGTGGAAGGATGGGTCACAGCCCACTGTTCCGCCGTACAGGTCAGAACTCCTTATGACAATGTGGTTACCTTCATGCATGAGGGTGCAAGCGGGGGCGGCAAAAGTGAAATGCTGCAACTTCCGCATAGAATGCCGGACGGACGTTTGCTGCTGGGAGACAACCTCTTCAAAAATGATAAAAGGCATCTGGAATTGTCGAAAACCTGCGATCTGTTGCCGGTAGCCGATGATATGGCACTATGCCATCCCACATTGCAAAAAGACGACGGCAAGTTGTGGCTGAAAGACGCTGAAGAAGGCTGGTTTGTCCGGGTCGATCATATCAGGGAATACGGAACCGATACCGAATTGGAAAAACTGACGGCTGTTCCACCCAAGCCGCTGCTCTTCCTGAATATCGAATCGGTGCCGGGAGGAAGGGCCATGATCTGGGAGCATGTGGAAGATGAACCAGGTGTGCCATGCCCCAACCCAAGGGTTATTTTGCCAAGGGAGATTGTCCCCGGCATTATATCTGAACCGGTAAATATTGACATCAGAAGTATTGGGTTGCGCACCCCCCCATGTACTTTGGAAGAGCCCAATTACGGGATCGTCGGACTGATGCATGTATTGCCACCGGCTCTTGCCTGGTTGTGGCGACTGGTTGCGCCGCGCGGCCATGCCAATCCGAGTATTGTCCAAACCTCGGGAATCAGCAGCGAAGGTGTGGGCAGTTACTGGCCGTTCGCTACCGGGAAAAAGGTAAAACAGGCAAATCTCCTGCTGGAGCAGATCGTTCAGACACCCAAAGTGCAGTATATTTTGACCCCCAACCAGAACATCGGGGCCTGGGCGACAGGCTTCATGCCGCAATGGGTGGCCCGTGATTACCTGGCCAGAAAGGGTAGTGCGAAATTCACCGAGGAGCAGATAACTCCGGCCCGTTGCAACGTGTTGGGTTATGCACTGACCTACATGACGTTCGAAGGGCGCACTATTCCGCCCTGGATGTTGCAAGTTGAGCTGCAGAGGGAAGTCCAGGAAGAGGGCTACGACAGAGGCGCTGAAATACTGCTTGAGTTCTTCCACAGAATGTTGAAGAATTTCCAGTCGCCCGAACTGGATGATCTTGGGAAAAAGATCATCGAATGCTGCCTGGACAACGGTTCCGTCAAGGACTACGAAAAGCTCATGCACAACTGA